GTCACGAGGGGTTGTTTTGCCGACAATCAGTCAGTTGGTGCGCCGCGGGCGCGAAAAGGTCAAGAAGAAATCGAAGTCGCCGGCGTTCCTGGTCTCGCTGACCGGAGCCAAGCCCGGCCACCCCGACCTGCCGCAACGCACCAAGACGATCAAGAAGGGCAACCCGCAACGCCGCGGCGTGTGCACGCAAGTCAAGACGATCACCCCGAAAAAGCCGAACTCGGCCCTGCGCAAAGTGGCGCGCGTGCGCCTCACCAACGGCATCGAAGTCACGGCCTACATCCCCGGCATCGGCCACAACCTGCAAGAGCACTCGGTGGTGCTCATCCGCGGCGGCCGCGTGAAAGATCTGCCAGGCATCCGCTACCACATCATCCGCGGCACGCTCGACACGCAAGGCGTGCAGAACCGCAAGCAGTCGCGCTCGAAGTACGGCGCGAAGAGACCGAAGTAAACGGTCGAATAAATTCGACGGTCGAATAAAGTCGACCGCTACATTAAAAAGGAAGATATGCCTCGCAAAGGACCTGCGCCGAAGCGCCAAGTGCTGCCCGACCCGCGCTACAACTCGCGGACGATGGCACGCTTCATCAATAAGATCATGCTCCGCGGCAAGAAGAGCACCGCGGAAGGCATCGTCTATGGCGCGTTCGATATCGTGCAGGGCAAGACCAGCAAAGACCCGATGGACGTGTTCACGCAGGCGCTCAACAACGCCATGCCGCTCATCGAAGTGCGGCCGCGCCGCGTCGGCGGTGCGACCTACCAAGTGCCGATGGAAGTCCGGCCTGACCGCCGCCAGGCGATGGGCATGCGCTGGCTGATCCAGTTCGCGCGCTCGCGCCCGGGCCGTACCATGGCCGATAAGCTCGCCGCTGAGATCATGGACGCTGCCGGCAACCAAGGGCAAGCCGTGAAGAAGCGCGAGGACACGCATCGCATGGCCGAGGCGAACAAAGCGTTCGCCCACTACCGCTGGTAACGCAGATGAAGACCGCTCCACGCATACAGGACGTCATGGGAAGACAATACTCGATCGCGCAGACGCGCAACATCGGCATCGCCGCGCACATCGACGCGGGCAAGACGACGACGACCGAGCGCATCCTTTTCTATACCGGCCGCACGCACAAGATGGGCGAAGTCCACGAAGGCGCGGCCACCATGGACTGGATGGAGCAAGAGCAGGAGCGCGGTATCACGATCACGTCCGCCGCGACGACGTGCATTTGGCGCGACACGCGCATCAACATTATTGATACGCCCGGCCACGTGGATTTCACGGTCGAGGTCGAGCGCTCCATGCGCGTGCTCGACGGCCTCGTCGCATTGTTCGACGCGGTGGCGGCCGTGCAGCCGCAGAGCGAGACGGTCTGGCGCCAGGCCAACAAGTACAAAGTGCCGCGCCTGATCTTCATCAATAAGATGGATCGCACCGGCGCCGACTATTACAACGCCGTTGCCAAGATCCGCGAACGCTTGGGCGCGCGCGCGGTGCCCGTGCAGCTGCCCATCGGCCAAGAAGACAAATTTCAGGGCTTCGTCGACCTCTTGAGCGAGACGGCCACCATCTATACCGACGATCTCGGCAAGACGATGGAGCGTGCCGAAGTCCCGGCCGACATGAAAGAGACGATCCACAAGTACCGCGCCGAGCTGATCGAAGCGGTCGCCGAGACCGACGAGCATCTCACCGAGAAGTTCATCGAAGGCAAAGAGATCCCGGCCGACGAGATCCGCAAGGCGCTGCGCGCCGCCACCATCAAGGGCATCGTCATCCCGGTGCTGTGCGGATCGGCGTTCAAGAACAAAGGCGTCCAGCCGCTGCTCGACGCGATCGTCGACTATTTGCCGTCTCCGGCCGATCTGGCCGACGTGCAAGGCGTCGACCCGGACCACCCGGACAAGATCGTCACGCGCAAGCCCAGCGATGACGAGAAGTTCTCGGCGCTGGCATTCAAGATCATGACCGACCCGTTCGTCGGCAAGCTGACGTTTTTCCGCACGTACTCTGGCACGCTCAAGGCCGGCTCGTACGTCTACAATTCGAACAAAGGCAATCGGGAGCGCATCGGGCGCATCCTGCGCATGCACGCCAACCACCGCGAAGACGTCGAAAGCGTCGAGGCCGGCGATATCGCCGCGGCGGTGGGCCTCAAGAACACGACGACCGGCGACACGCTGTGCGACGAGAAGTTCCCGATCATGCTCGAGAACATCACGTTTCCGGAGCCGGTGATCAGCCAGGCGATCGAGCCGCGCACCAAAGCCGATCAGGAGAAGCTCGGCCAGGCGCTGGTCAAGCTGTCCGAAGAGGATCCGACCTTCCGCATGTACACCGACGAAGAGACCGGACAGACGATCA
This genomic interval from Candidatus Eremiobacteraceae bacterium contains the following:
- the rpsL gene encoding 30S ribosomal protein S12, giving the protein MPTISQLVRRGREKVKKKSKSPAFLVSLTGAKPGHPDLPQRTKTIKKGNPQRRGVCTQVKTITPKKPNSALRKVARVRLTNGIEVTAYIPGIGHNLQEHSVVLIRGGRVKDLPGIRYHIIRGTLDTQGVQNRKQSRSKYGAKRPK
- the rpsG gene encoding 30S ribosomal protein S7, producing MPRKGPAPKRQVLPDPRYNSRTMARFINKIMLRGKKSTAEGIVYGAFDIVQGKTSKDPMDVFTQALNNAMPLIEVRPRRVGGATYQVPMEVRPDRRQAMGMRWLIQFARSRPGRTMADKLAAEIMDAAGNQGQAVKKREDTHRMAEANKAFAHYRW
- the fusA gene encoding elongation factor G, producing the protein MKTAPRIQDVMGRQYSIAQTRNIGIAAHIDAGKTTTTERILFYTGRTHKMGEVHEGAATMDWMEQEQERGITITSAATTCIWRDTRINIIDTPGHVDFTVEVERSMRVLDGLVALFDAVAAVQPQSETVWRQANKYKVPRLIFINKMDRTGADYYNAVAKIRERLGARAVPVQLPIGQEDKFQGFVDLLSETATIYTDDLGKTMERAEVPADMKETIHKYRAELIEAVAETDEHLTEKFIEGKEIPADEIRKALRAATIKGIVIPVLCGSAFKNKGVQPLLDAIVDYLPSPADLADVQGVDPDHPDKIVTRKPSDDEKFSALAFKIMTDPFVGKLTFFRTYSGTLKAGSYVYNSNKGNRERIGRILRMHANHREDVESVEAGDIAAAVGLKNTTTGDTLCDEKFPIMLENITFPEPVISQAIEPRTKADQEKLGQALVKLSEEDPTFRMYTDEETGQTIISGMGELHLEIIVDRMLREFKVAANVGKPQVAYKEAITKTVEKEGRYIRQTGGKGQYGDAWIRLEPLPPGSGIEFESEVVGGAIPKEFIKPIEQGVREAALAGVLAGYPVLDFKATVFDGSYHDVDSNEMAFKIAGSMAFKEANRAAGPIIKEPIMSVEVVTPDQFIGDVIGDLAARRGHVKHQEPEPGGAQKITATVPLSEMFGYATDLRSRTQGRATYTMEFAHYAQVPKGVAEEIIAKNTGKSAD